The following coding sequences lie in one Anoplolepis gracilipes chromosome 4, ASM4749672v1, whole genome shotgun sequence genomic window:
- the Rad51d gene encoding DNA repair protein RAD51 homolog 4 → MIKLNASIHPSLSEMVTEKLRRKNVITIVDFVTTDPVKLATFTGLSHMDILQAKKYILKNYSGTKRNAIEVLAIERSYVPINVKCLDDLLKGGLYPGQLCELCGPSSSGKTQLCLTIAANVAIQSDIIVWYFDTKGDFFRFRYEEILKARNFRQEIIKDILQRTKVCRIRSSRDLIRGLRELVTLCKTEQNSESFERKRFPLVIIDSLPAVIFKVTREAHQRDLETTYELDDLAEACRFLTKECQAIVVTVNSVTQWNSSDQVDPAAITPALGILWARIPITRLLIIRQYGETRKITVWKDLRSDEKSFCIVMVNNAGITA, encoded by the exons ATGATTAAATTGAATGCAAGCATTCATCCAAGTTTGTCGGAAATGGTGACAGAAAAATTGCGCCGAAAAAATGTGATTACAATTGTGGATTTTGTCACGACGGATCCGGTTAAATTGGCAACCTTCACTGGTCTTTCACATAtg GATATATTGCAAGCAAAAAAGTACATATTGAAGAATTACAGTGGCACAAAGAGGAATGCAATTGAAGTTCTTGCAATAGAGCGCAGCTATGTTCCAATCAATGTAAAGTG TTTggatgatttattaaaaggtGGCTTATATCCTGGACAATTGTGTGAACTATGCGGGCCATCATCTTCTGGAAAAACTCAATTATGTTTGACAATAGCTGCTAATGTTGCTATTCAATCAGATATCATTGTATGGTACTTTGACACGAAAGGAGATTTCTTTAGATTTCGATACGAAGAAATTTTAAAGGCGAGAAACTTCAGGCAGGAG attataaaagatatattgcaACGTACAAAAGTCTGTCGTATACGTTCATCCCGTGATTTAATACGTGGTTTGCGCGAATTAGTAACTCTCTGTAAAACGGAGCAGAATAGTGAGtcatttgaaagaaaaagattccCTCTCGTGATTATCGATTCTTTACCAGCAGTTATCTTTAAG GTAACACGAGAAGCGCATCAACGTGATCTTGAGACGACTTACGAGCTTGATGATTTGGCAGAGGCATGTCGATTTCTTACGAAAGAATGCCAGGCAATCGTGGTCACGGTGAACTCAGTTACTCAATGGAATTCTTCTGATCAAGTAGATCCTGCCGCCATAACACCGGCATTAGGAATATTATGGGCGAGGATACCAATCACgagattattgataataagaCAATACGGCGAAACTCGAAAGATTACTGTTTGGAAAGATCTAAGATCAGACGAGAAATCATTCTGTATAGTAATGGTGAACAATGCTGGGATCACAGCATAA
- the LOC140665246 gene encoding U6 small nuclear RNA (adenine-(43)-N(6))-methyltransferase, which yields MNVKRYIHPRNKYKKPPDYKQLAVLYPEFREIAIVDIAGKVRIDFQNKKSLRVLTETLLKHDFNLHVSIPPENLNPAITLRMNYILWIEDLMKHYKLEMDKTIGIDIGTGAICIYALLLAKIYRCHIIGTEVDKKSVEYAEKCIINNNLQNLIKVVTVNSDRIFKDAMEDDKIYDFSMCNPPFFESDGDDERIPKDLPPRNAPSGNDGELTTKGGEVAFVTRMIKESIDLGNRIKIYTTMIGRKANLFSLKKLIRSRSIENVTWTEFCQGHTTRWGLAWSFLPKNIMDLSNAPVIRKSGKSIVQSVKKDFKTLITFPVNDKFSCMDDLISFLRTTAEELNIKLQDLSIPRDSFHSWSGRITARERSWEHARRKRRLAQRQIALKRVKDEDGEHIKTNVETEECSNSTIKKPNDIEQTNKNSSDKTSIIKAENEESSDKKVLEHVPLLTCKLWIEIESPDCEESIVQDDVFKVWMIFENGSGGLDALQSLRQYLINKLDVREKIVNPSKLVKKRRERRKKISD from the exons ATGAACGtgaaaagatatattcatCCAAGAAACAAATACAAGAAACCGCCGGATTACAAACAACTTGCGGTCTTGTATCCAGAATTCCGCGAAATTGCAATCGTG GATATTGCAGGAAAGGTCAGAATCGACTTTCAAAACAAAAAGAGTCTACGTGTACTTACAGAGACACTTTTGAAGCATGACTTTAATCTACATGTGAGCATTCCACCGGAAAATCTGAATCCAGCAATTACTCTGCgcatgaattatattctatgGATAGAAGATTTGATGAAGCATTACAAACTAGAAATGGATAAAACCATAGGCATTGACATTG gGACAGGAGCGATTTGTATATATGCTCTATTGTTGGCAAAAATCTACAGATGTCACATAATTGGCACAGAAGTAGATAAGAAAAGTGTGGAATATGCAGagaaatgcataataaataacaacttgcaaaatttaattaaag TAGTTACAGTAAATTCCGATAGAATTTTTAAGGATGCAATGgaagatgataaaatttacGACTTTTCAATGTGCAATCCGCCGTTTTTCGAGAGCGATGGCGATGACGAAAGAATCCCAAAAGATCTGCCACCGAGAAACGCGCCTAGCGGAAATGATGGTGAGCTAACAACCAAGGGTGGTGAAGTAGCCTTTGTGACAAGAATGATCAAGGAGAGTATCGATTTAGGAAATCGAATAAAGATCTATACTACGATGATAGGCAGAAAAGCCAATTTGTTTAGtcttaaaaaactaataagatCGAGAAGCATAGAGAATGTAACATGGACAGAGTTTTGCCAAGGTCACACAACACg GTGGGGTTTGGCTTGGAGTTTTCTACCGAAAAACATCATGGACTTGAGTAACGCGCCTGTTATCAGAAAAAGTGGAAAATCCATTGTACAGTCCgtaaagaaagattttaaaactttgataACATTTCCTGTGAACGATAAATTTTCCTGCATGGACGATTTAATCAGTTTTCTAAGAACAACGGCAGAAGAATTAAAT ATTAAATTACAAGACCTATCCATTCCTAGAGATAGTTTTCACAGCTGGTCAGGTCGAATAACAGCTAGAGAGAGGTCATGGGAGCACGCACGTAGAAAACGACGTTTAGCGCAACGACAGATTGCGTTAAAAAGAGTTAAGGATGAAGATGGAGAGCATATCAAAACGAATGTAGAAACTGAAGAATGTTCAAACTCTACCATAAAAAAACCTAATGATATTGAgcaaactaataaaaattcttcagATAAAACATCCATAATTAAGGCTGAAAATGAAGAAAGTTCCGATAAAAAAGTACTTGAACACGTCCCCTTACTGACTTGCAAACTCTGGATAGAAATTGAAAGCCCTGACTGTGAAGAGTCAATTGTTCAAGATGATGTATTTAAGGTATGGATGATATTTGAAAATGGAAGCGGTGGTTTGGATGCATTACAATCACTACGacagtatttgataaataaattggaTGTAAGAGAAAAGATCGTTAATCCAtcaaaattagttaaaaaaagaagagaaaggagaaagaaaatttctgaTTAA
- the Clu gene encoding clustered mitochondria protein homolog isoform X2: protein MVAEMAVGPNIDTSERDTGNSTIPLLNGNQKHETAKTTEVKQEAEESGSTSSTAENVVEKGEVEATKESEKEKDNKNNDGNEKETDVTDKEKDPTNEQEVVFIQDMGFTVKIVSPGSEPFDIQVSSMELVQEIHQLLMDREDTCHRTCFSLQLDGNTLDNFAELKNIEGLKDGSIIKVVEEPYTMREARIHVRHVRDLLKSVDPADAYNGVECSSLSFLNAVTNGDILEKKKTRADSVDCTPPDYIIPGCRDRPLFPLQPQMKEQKCPPCLKVLTTSGWNPPPGHRKLHGDLIYLHVVTLEDKQYYLTACARGFFVNQSTKEVFNPKPATPSHLCHSLIELLNQLSPAFKRGFAAMQRRRTQRHPFERVATPYQLYAWSAPPIEHTIDAIRAEDTFSSKLGYEEHIPGQTRDWNEELQTTRELPRKNLPERLLRERAIFKVHSDFVAAATRGAMAVIDGNVMAINPGEEAKMQMFIWNNIFFSLGFDVRDHYKELGGDAAAFVAPRNDLQGVRVYAAVDLPGLYTLGTVVIDYRGYRVTAQSIIPGILEREQEQSVVYGSIDFGKTVLTHPKYLELLNKAGQQLKILPHKVINDAGEEIELCSSVECKGIIGNDSRHYVLDLLRTFPPDVNFLKLEGVELSKEARALGFPVEHKHRLACLRQELIDSFVEARYVQFIKHAAVHLQQLTSARRSQKEKEATTKEDKKEDSTAIATIDSNKEDCAQTLIEADEAKKIVESITDSITGGEKQELEESTKEIVRRAAAAVGSLRDAEFDVRFNPDVFSPGVKHPDFNGDDLKKQKQLVKDAADFLLTVQLPTFIRECLDHTAAAMDGSTLVEALHGRGINVRYLGKLAAMLAAVPQLQYLNRIAVSELILRSAKHIFTSYMQGTELMGLSAAVSHFLNCLLSSAQIIHPQQNLEELQSKTAKRRNKRKGRNNGPQQSEVEWASLTPKSLWQQIKGDLKAYYDWETPSPESLDATIEHFHLQKISLLRGFCIKTGIQILLREYNFENKNRATFFEDDILNIFPVVKHINPRASDAYNFYTTGQNKIQQGYLKDGYELISEALNLLNNVYGAMHPEIAQCLRMLARLNYIMGDHGEALATQQKAVLMSERVNGIDHPYTITEYIHLALYSFANGQVSVSLRLLYRARYLALLVCGEDHPEVALLDSNISLILHAVGEYELSLRFLEHALALNLRYHGPRSLKVAVSYHLVARTQSCMGDFRAALNNEKETYAIYKQQLGEEHEKTKESSDCLRHLTQQAVVLQKKMNEIYTGKSGVSLPPIQVQPPSMGSVLDMLNVINGILFVQISQQDIDNFKAEIEKRQKEQSQLDSGEAVKTEKDIKKDDKETKKVSIMEKIEKVEQKTETKKLETNKAGTLESVVVAES from the exons AGGTGAAACAGGAAGCAGAGGAGAGCGGAAGCACGAGTTCTACTGCGGAGAACGTTGTAGAAAAGGGAGAAGTCGAGGCGACGAAGGAAAGCGAGAAGGAAAAGGACAACAAGAATAATGACGGGAACGAAAAGGAAACCGACGTCActgataaagagaaagatccCACAAATGAACAAGAGGTTGTCTTTATTCAGGACATGGGTTTTACCGTCAAGATTGTCAGCCCAGGTTCTGAACCTTTTGATATACAAGTCTCCAGCATGGAACTTGTGCAG GAAATCCATCAGCTACTCATGGATCGTGAAGACACGTGCCATCGCACATGCTTTTCACTGCAGCTGGATGGCAACACATTGGATAACTTCGCCGAGTTGAAGAATATTGAGGGCCTGAAGGACGGTTCGATCATCAAGGTAGTCGAAGAGCCGTACACGATGCGGGAAGCACGTATACATGTACGACATGTGCGCGATCTTCTCAAATCCGTGGATCCCGCGGACGCTTACAATGGCGTCGAGTGTAGCAGTCTGTCGTTTCTCAATGCCGTTACAAATGGCGATATCttagagaagaagaagactcGAGCGGATTCGGTCGATTGCACGCCGCCCGATTACATCATACCCGGTTGTAGGGACAGGCCCTTGTTTCCTCTCCAGCCGCAGATGAAAGAGCAAAAGTGTCCGCCGTGTCTAAAg gTCCTAACAACGTCAGGATGGAATCCACCGCCCGGCCACAGAAAGCTTCATGGCGATTTGATATATCTCCATGTGGTCACATTGGAGGACAAACAGTATTATTTGACCGCATGCGCTAGAGGTTTTTTTGTCAATCAGTCGACCAAAGAAGTGTTCAATCCTAAACCGGCCACGCCTAGCCACTTATGTCATAGCTTAATCGAGTTGCTGAATCAACTTAGTCCGGCCTTTAAACGAGGATTCGCCGCTATGCAACGACGTAGGACTCAAAGGCATCCTTTCGAGCGAGTGGCAACACCTTATCAATTGTACGCCTGGAGTGCACCACCAATCGAGCACACCATCGACGCCATTCGCGCGGAAGACA CTTTCTCCTCCAAGTTGGGATATGAAGAACATATCCCGGGACAAACTCGCGATTGGAACGAAGAATTGCAAACTACAAGGGAATTACCGCGTAAAAACCTTCCTGAGAGATTGCTACGCGAGCGTGCTATTTTCAAG GTACACAGTGACTTTGTGGCTGCTGCAACTCGCGGAGCGATGGCGGTGATCGATGGTAATGTAATGGCGATCAATCCCGGCGAGGAAGCCAAAATGCAGATGTTTATCTGGAATAACATCTTCTTCTCGCTCGGCTTTGACGTGCGCGATCATTACAAAGAGTTAGGCGGCGATGCTGCAGCTTTCGTCGCACCTCGCAACGATTTACAAGGTGTCCGAGTATATGCAGCAGTAGATTTACCCGGTCTTTATACTCTCGGTACCGTCGTCATCGATTACAG AGGCTACCGTGTCACTGCACAATCTATCATACCGGGTATCTTGGAACGTGAACAGGAACAATCGGTGGTCTATGGATCCATTGATTTTGGAAAAACAGTTCTCACGCATCCCAAGTATCTTGAATTG TTGAATAAAGCTGGTCAACAACTAAAGATCCTTCCTCATAAAGTGATCAACGATGCCGGCGAAGAAATTGAACTTTGCAGCAGCGTAGAGTGCAAGGGTATCATTGGTAATGATTCGCGACATTATGTGCTGGATCTGTTAAGGACTTTTCCGCCCGacgtaaatttcttaaaat tgGAAGGTGTGGAGCTAAGTAAGGAAGCGCGAGCTTTGGGCTTCCCAGTGGAGCATAAACACAGACTGGCTTGCCTACGTCAGGAACTCATAGACTCATTTGTTGAGGCCAGATACGTTCAATTCATCAAGCATGCAGCGGTTCATCTTCAGCAGCTCACGTCAGCTAGAAGATctcaaaaagagaaagaagcaaCTACCAAA GAAGATAAAAAGGAGGATTCGACCGCTATTGCGACAATAGATAGTAATAAGGAAGATTGCGCCCAAACGTTAATAGAAGCCGACGAAGCTAAAAAGATCGTCGAGAGCATCACGGATTCAATTACAGGCGGCGAGAAACAGGAAT TGGAGGAGAGCACAAAGGAAATAGTACGAAGAGCTGCGGCAGCGGTGGGCAGTCTACGAGACGCCGAGTTTGACGTGAGATTCAATCCAGATGTGTTCTCGCCTGGCGTTAAACATCCAGATTTCAATGGCGACGACCTGAAAAAACAGAAACAATTAGTGAAGGACGCCGCGGATTTCTTACTTACAGTGCAGCTACCGACGTTC ATAAGAGAGTGCCTAGACCACACAGCAGCTGCGATGGATGGCAGTACGTTGGTGGAGGCTCTCCACGGTAGAGGCATCAATGTCCGCTATCTCGGTAAATTGGCAGCCATGTTAGCCGCAGTGCCACAGCTTCAGTATCTTAATCGCATCGCTGTATCTGAACTGATTCTTCGATCGGCCAAACACATTTTCACCTCGTACATGCAG GGTACGGAATTGATGGGCCTATCCGCAGCTGTCAGCCATTTCCTAAATTGTTTGTTATCCTCGGCACAAATAATACACCCGCAACAAAATTTGGAAGAA CTTCAGAGCAAAACTGCAAAACGCCGCAACAAACGCAAGGGTAGAAACAACGGACCACAACAGTCAGAAGTGGAATGGGCATCATTAACGCCTAAATCATTGTGGCAGCAAATTAAAGGTGATTTGAAGGCCTATTATGATTGGGAAACGCCAAGCCCGGAGTCTCTGGACGCCACAATTGAACACTTCCATTTACAAAAGATTTCGCTGCTGCGTGGCTTCTGCATTAAGACTGGCATTCAGATATTGCTACGCGAATACAACTTCGAGAACAAGAACCGAGCGACGTTTTTCGAAGatgatatattgaatattttcccCGTCGTCAAACATATCAACCCTAGA GCTAGCGATGCGTACAATTTTTACACAACTGGCCAAAACAAGATTCAGCAAGGATACTTAAAGGATGGATACGAATTGATTAGCGAAGCACTAAATCTACTGAATAATGTTTACGGCGCGATGCATCCCGAGATTGCACAGTGTCTCAGAATGTTGGCgagattaaattacataatggGCGATCACGGGGAAGCACTCGCTACTCAACAAAAAGCAGTTCTTATGTCAGAGAGGGTCAACGGCATTGATCATCCATATACTATTACAGAATAC ATACACCTCGCCTTATATTCCTTTGCCAATGGCCAAGTATCTGTATCATTAAGATTATTGTACAGAGCACGTTATCTGGCGTTATTAGTTTGCGGCGAGGATCATCCAGAAGTGGCCTTGCTTGAT AGCAACATCTCGTTGATCCTGCACGCGGTCGGCGAATATGAGCTATCATTGCGCTTCCTGGAACACGCGTTAGCTCTCAATCTTCGTTATCACGGTCCGCGTTCGCTCAAGGTTGCAGTATCATATCATCTAGTAGCGCGCACGCAATCATGTATGGGCGATTTCCGAGCAGCGCTGAACAACGAGAAAGAAACGTATGCTATCTATAAGCAACAGCTGGGCGAGGAGCACGAAAAGACGAAAGAAAGCAGCGACTGTTTGCGCCACCTGACGCAACAGGCGGTTGTGTTACAAAAGAAGATGAATGAGATCTATACAGGCAAGTCTGGCGTGAGTTTGCCGCCAATTCAGGTGCAACCGCCTAGCATGGGTTCAGTGCTAGACATGCTCAATGTTATCAATGGCATTCTCTTCGTGCAAATTAGTCAGCAAGACATTGATAACTTTAAGGCGGAGATCGAAAAACGACAGAAGGAACAATCACAGTTAGATAGCGGTGAGGCTGTCAAGACTGAAAAGGACATAAAGAAAGATGATAAAGAAACCAAGAAAGTATCCATAATGGAGAAGATCGAGAAAGTCGAACAAAAGACGGAGACGAAGAAACTAGAAACTAACAAAGCTGGGACCTTAGAGTCGGTCGTGGTGGCGGAGAGCTGA
- the Clu gene encoding clustered mitochondria protein homolog isoform X1 gives MVAEMAVGPNIDTSERDTGNSTIPLLNGNQKHETAKTTEVKQEAEESGSTSSTAENVVEKGEVEATKESEKEKDNKNNDGNEKETDVTDKEKDPTNEQEVVFIQDMGFTVKIVSPGSEPFDIQVSSMELVQEIHQLLMDREDTCHRTCFSLQLDGNTLDNFAELKNIEGLKDGSIIKVVEEPYTMREARIHVRHVRDLLKSVDPADAYNGVECSSLSFLNAVTNGDILEKKKTRADSVDCTPPDYIIPGCRDRPLFPLQPQMKEQKCPPCLKVLTTSGWNPPPGHRKLHGDLIYLHVVTLEDKQYYLTACARGFFVNQSTKEVFNPKPATPSHLCHSLIELLNQLSPAFKRGFAAMQRRRTQRHPFERVATPYQLYAWSAPPIEHTIDAIRAEDTFSSKLGYEEHIPGQTRDWNEELQTTRELPRKNLPERLLRERAIFKVHSDFVAAATRGAMAVIDGNVMAINPGEEAKMQMFIWNNIFFSLGFDVRDHYKELGGDAAAFVAPRNDLQGVRVYAAVDLPGLYTLGTVVIDYRGYRVTAQSIIPGILEREQEQSVVYGSIDFGKTVLTHPKYLELLNKAGQQLKILPHKVINDAGEEIELCSSVECKGIIGNDSRHYVLDLLRTFPPDVNFLKLEGVELSKEARALGFPVEHKHRLACLRQELIDSFVEARYVQFIKHAAVHLQQLTSARRSQKEKEATTKEDKKEDSTAIATIDSNKEDCAQTLIEADEAKKIVESITDSITGGEKQELEESTKEIVRRAAAAVGSLRDAEFDVRFNPDVFSPGVKHPDFNGDDLKKQKQLVKDAADFLLTVQLPTFIRECLDHTAAAMDGSTLVEALHGRGINVRYLGKLAAMLAAVPQLQYLNRIAVSELILRSAKHIFTSYMQVCFYVHGTELMGLSAAVSHFLNCLLSSAQIIHPQQNLEELQSKTAKRRNKRKGRNNGPQQSEVEWASLTPKSLWQQIKGDLKAYYDWETPSPESLDATIEHFHLQKISLLRGFCIKTGIQILLREYNFENKNRATFFEDDILNIFPVVKHINPRASDAYNFYTTGQNKIQQGYLKDGYELISEALNLLNNVYGAMHPEIAQCLRMLARLNYIMGDHGEALATQQKAVLMSERVNGIDHPYTITEYIHLALYSFANGQVSVSLRLLYRARYLALLVCGEDHPEVALLDSNISLILHAVGEYELSLRFLEHALALNLRYHGPRSLKVAVSYHLVARTQSCMGDFRAALNNEKETYAIYKQQLGEEHEKTKESSDCLRHLTQQAVVLQKKMNEIYTGKSGVSLPPIQVQPPSMGSVLDMLNVINGILFVQISQQDIDNFKAEIEKRQKEQSQLDSGEAVKTEKDIKKDDKETKKVSIMEKIEKVEQKTETKKLETNKAGTLESVVVAES, from the exons AGGTGAAACAGGAAGCAGAGGAGAGCGGAAGCACGAGTTCTACTGCGGAGAACGTTGTAGAAAAGGGAGAAGTCGAGGCGACGAAGGAAAGCGAGAAGGAAAAGGACAACAAGAATAATGACGGGAACGAAAAGGAAACCGACGTCActgataaagagaaagatccCACAAATGAACAAGAGGTTGTCTTTATTCAGGACATGGGTTTTACCGTCAAGATTGTCAGCCCAGGTTCTGAACCTTTTGATATACAAGTCTCCAGCATGGAACTTGTGCAG GAAATCCATCAGCTACTCATGGATCGTGAAGACACGTGCCATCGCACATGCTTTTCACTGCAGCTGGATGGCAACACATTGGATAACTTCGCCGAGTTGAAGAATATTGAGGGCCTGAAGGACGGTTCGATCATCAAGGTAGTCGAAGAGCCGTACACGATGCGGGAAGCACGTATACATGTACGACATGTGCGCGATCTTCTCAAATCCGTGGATCCCGCGGACGCTTACAATGGCGTCGAGTGTAGCAGTCTGTCGTTTCTCAATGCCGTTACAAATGGCGATATCttagagaagaagaagactcGAGCGGATTCGGTCGATTGCACGCCGCCCGATTACATCATACCCGGTTGTAGGGACAGGCCCTTGTTTCCTCTCCAGCCGCAGATGAAAGAGCAAAAGTGTCCGCCGTGTCTAAAg gTCCTAACAACGTCAGGATGGAATCCACCGCCCGGCCACAGAAAGCTTCATGGCGATTTGATATATCTCCATGTGGTCACATTGGAGGACAAACAGTATTATTTGACCGCATGCGCTAGAGGTTTTTTTGTCAATCAGTCGACCAAAGAAGTGTTCAATCCTAAACCGGCCACGCCTAGCCACTTATGTCATAGCTTAATCGAGTTGCTGAATCAACTTAGTCCGGCCTTTAAACGAGGATTCGCCGCTATGCAACGACGTAGGACTCAAAGGCATCCTTTCGAGCGAGTGGCAACACCTTATCAATTGTACGCCTGGAGTGCACCACCAATCGAGCACACCATCGACGCCATTCGCGCGGAAGACA CTTTCTCCTCCAAGTTGGGATATGAAGAACATATCCCGGGACAAACTCGCGATTGGAACGAAGAATTGCAAACTACAAGGGAATTACCGCGTAAAAACCTTCCTGAGAGATTGCTACGCGAGCGTGCTATTTTCAAG GTACACAGTGACTTTGTGGCTGCTGCAACTCGCGGAGCGATGGCGGTGATCGATGGTAATGTAATGGCGATCAATCCCGGCGAGGAAGCCAAAATGCAGATGTTTATCTGGAATAACATCTTCTTCTCGCTCGGCTTTGACGTGCGCGATCATTACAAAGAGTTAGGCGGCGATGCTGCAGCTTTCGTCGCACCTCGCAACGATTTACAAGGTGTCCGAGTATATGCAGCAGTAGATTTACCCGGTCTTTATACTCTCGGTACCGTCGTCATCGATTACAG AGGCTACCGTGTCACTGCACAATCTATCATACCGGGTATCTTGGAACGTGAACAGGAACAATCGGTGGTCTATGGATCCATTGATTTTGGAAAAACAGTTCTCACGCATCCCAAGTATCTTGAATTG TTGAATAAAGCTGGTCAACAACTAAAGATCCTTCCTCATAAAGTGATCAACGATGCCGGCGAAGAAATTGAACTTTGCAGCAGCGTAGAGTGCAAGGGTATCATTGGTAATGATTCGCGACATTATGTGCTGGATCTGTTAAGGACTTTTCCGCCCGacgtaaatttcttaaaat tgGAAGGTGTGGAGCTAAGTAAGGAAGCGCGAGCTTTGGGCTTCCCAGTGGAGCATAAACACAGACTGGCTTGCCTACGTCAGGAACTCATAGACTCATTTGTTGAGGCCAGATACGTTCAATTCATCAAGCATGCAGCGGTTCATCTTCAGCAGCTCACGTCAGCTAGAAGATctcaaaaagagaaagaagcaaCTACCAAA GAAGATAAAAAGGAGGATTCGACCGCTATTGCGACAATAGATAGTAATAAGGAAGATTGCGCCCAAACGTTAATAGAAGCCGACGAAGCTAAAAAGATCGTCGAGAGCATCACGGATTCAATTACAGGCGGCGAGAAACAGGAAT TGGAGGAGAGCACAAAGGAAATAGTACGAAGAGCTGCGGCAGCGGTGGGCAGTCTACGAGACGCCGAGTTTGACGTGAGATTCAATCCAGATGTGTTCTCGCCTGGCGTTAAACATCCAGATTTCAATGGCGACGACCTGAAAAAACAGAAACAATTAGTGAAGGACGCCGCGGATTTCTTACTTACAGTGCAGCTACCGACGTTC ATAAGAGAGTGCCTAGACCACACAGCAGCTGCGATGGATGGCAGTACGTTGGTGGAGGCTCTCCACGGTAGAGGCATCAATGTCCGCTATCTCGGTAAATTGGCAGCCATGTTAGCCGCAGTGCCACAGCTTCAGTATCTTAATCGCATCGCTGTATCTGAACTGATTCTTCGATCGGCCAAACACATTTTCACCTCGTACATGCAGGTGTGTTTTtatgtgcat GGTACGGAATTGATGGGCCTATCCGCAGCTGTCAGCCATTTCCTAAATTGTTTGTTATCCTCGGCACAAATAATACACCCGCAACAAAATTTGGAAGAA CTTCAGAGCAAAACTGCAAAACGCCGCAACAAACGCAAGGGTAGAAACAACGGACCACAACAGTCAGAAGTGGAATGGGCATCATTAACGCCTAAATCATTGTGGCAGCAAATTAAAGGTGATTTGAAGGCCTATTATGATTGGGAAACGCCAAGCCCGGAGTCTCTGGACGCCACAATTGAACACTTCCATTTACAAAAGATTTCGCTGCTGCGTGGCTTCTGCATTAAGACTGGCATTCAGATATTGCTACGCGAATACAACTTCGAGAACAAGAACCGAGCGACGTTTTTCGAAGatgatatattgaatattttcccCGTCGTCAAACATATCAACCCTAGA GCTAGCGATGCGTACAATTTTTACACAACTGGCCAAAACAAGATTCAGCAAGGATACTTAAAGGATGGATACGAATTGATTAGCGAAGCACTAAATCTACTGAATAATGTTTACGGCGCGATGCATCCCGAGATTGCACAGTGTCTCAGAATGTTGGCgagattaaattacataatggGCGATCACGGGGAAGCACTCGCTACTCAACAAAAAGCAGTTCTTATGTCAGAGAGGGTCAACGGCATTGATCATCCATATACTATTACAGAATAC ATACACCTCGCCTTATATTCCTTTGCCAATGGCCAAGTATCTGTATCATTAAGATTATTGTACAGAGCACGTTATCTGGCGTTATTAGTTTGCGGCGAGGATCATCCAGAAGTGGCCTTGCTTGAT AGCAACATCTCGTTGATCCTGCACGCGGTCGGCGAATATGAGCTATCATTGCGCTTCCTGGAACACGCGTTAGCTCTCAATCTTCGTTATCACGGTCCGCGTTCGCTCAAGGTTGCAGTATCATATCATCTAGTAGCGCGCACGCAATCATGTATGGGCGATTTCCGAGCAGCGCTGAACAACGAGAAAGAAACGTATGCTATCTATAAGCAACAGCTGGGCGAGGAGCACGAAAAGACGAAAGAAAGCAGCGACTGTTTGCGCCACCTGACGCAACAGGCGGTTGTGTTACAAAAGAAGATGAATGAGATCTATACAGGCAAGTCTGGCGTGAGTTTGCCGCCAATTCAGGTGCAACCGCCTAGCATGGGTTCAGTGCTAGACATGCTCAATGTTATCAATGGCATTCTCTTCGTGCAAATTAGTCAGCAAGACATTGATAACTTTAAGGCGGAGATCGAAAAACGACAGAAGGAACAATCACAGTTAGATAGCGGTGAGGCTGTCAAGACTGAAAAGGACATAAAGAAAGATGATAAAGAAACCAAGAAAGTATCCATAATGGAGAAGATCGAGAAAGTCGAACAAAAGACGGAGACGAAGAAACTAGAAACTAACAAAGCTGGGACCTTAGAGTCGGTCGTGGTGGCGGAGAGCTGA